Proteins from one Caldalkalibacillus salinus genomic window:
- a CDS encoding ABC transporter permease — MAIPENQLHTKQNQAVPDEWFVRKDKDPHAGEKIKRPSLSYWEAVWLNLRKNKLAMVGLMVLILLIIMAIFGPMLSSHHVTEQTLTNSNQPPSSTHWFGTDDLGRDMFARTWYGARISLFVGFMAALIDGLIGVVYGGIAGYRGGRTDHIMMRVVEVLYGLPYLLMVILLMVVMGPGLLTIIVALTVTGWVGMARIVRGQVLQLKNNEYILASKTFGAKTSRIIRKGLLPNTMGPIIVQMTLTVPTAIFAEAFLSFLGLGVQAPFASWGVMANDALSTILSGHWWRLFFPAFFISLTMFAFNVFGDGLQDALDPKLRR; from the coding sequence ATGGCCATTCCTGAGAATCAATTACATACCAAACAAAATCAAGCCGTACCAGATGAATGGTTTGTAAGGAAAGATAAAGATCCTCATGCGGGGGAGAAGATCAAAAGACCTAGCCTCTCCTATTGGGAAGCGGTATGGCTTAATTTAAGGAAAAACAAACTGGCAATGGTTGGACTTATGGTTCTTATTCTACTTATTATTATGGCTATTTTTGGTCCGATGCTTTCTTCGCATCATGTGACTGAACAAACATTAACGAATAGCAATCAACCGCCTTCTAGTACCCATTGGTTTGGAACGGATGATTTGGGACGAGACATGTTTGCTAGAACGTGGTATGGCGCAAGAATTTCACTATTTGTTGGTTTTATGGCCGCTTTAATAGATGGCTTAATCGGGGTCGTATATGGCGGTATTGCAGGCTATAGAGGGGGCCGTACAGACCACATTATGATGCGTGTGGTGGAAGTTTTATACGGGCTTCCATACCTTTTAATGGTGATTTTGCTCATGGTTGTCATGGGACCTGGACTCCTGACTATCATCGTGGCACTCACAGTGACGGGATGGGTTGGTATGGCCAGGATTGTACGAGGACAGGTCTTACAGCTCAAAAATAACGAGTATATCTTAGCATCCAAGACGTTTGGCGCAAAGACTTCTAGAATTATCAGAAAAGGGCTTCTGCCAAACACCATGGGACCTATCATCGTTCAAATGACCCTAACCGTCCCCACCGCAATCTTCGCTGAAGCGTTCCTTAGCTTCTTAGGTTTAGGTGTCCAAGCCCCATTCGCAAGCTGGGGAGTCATGGCTAACGACGCATTATCAACCATACTATCGGGGCATTGGTGGCGTTTGTTCTTTCCAGCCTTCTTTATCTCTTTGACAATGTTTGCGTTTAATGTCTTTGGTGATGGGTTGCAAGATGCACTTGATCCGAAGCTAAGGAGGTGA
- a CDS encoding ABC transporter permease subunit, with protein MLRYIGQRFLSMVVTLWVIMTLTFFLMYAIPGSPLNQERNTNEAVQANLEAHYHLDKPVPVQYIYYLQNLIKLDLGPSIKQSQTTVNELLGRGFPVSFELGFVSLTLALFSGVALGVFAALRHNGLIDYTMMTLAVLGISVPNFILATLLIQQVAVNWEILPPARWSSWQHMILPALALGTGPMAIIARLTRASMLEVLTQDYIRTARAKGLSPFTIVCKHALRNALLPVVTIMGSLVAAVLTGSFVIEKIFAIPGMGRYFVESINNRDYPVIMGTTIFYSALLILMLFIVDMIYGVLDPRIKLHKKGE; from the coding sequence GTGCTGCGATACATAGGTCAGCGGTTTTTATCTATGGTGGTGACATTATGGGTGATTATGACCCTCACTTTCTTTCTCATGTACGCCATTCCAGGCTCGCCACTGAATCAGGAAAGAAACACCAATGAAGCCGTTCAAGCTAACTTAGAAGCACATTATCATCTCGATAAGCCTGTTCCTGTTCAATATATCTACTATTTACAGAATTTAATCAAATTAGACCTAGGCCCCTCGATCAAACAATCTCAAACGACGGTGAATGAATTATTAGGCAGAGGGTTCCCCGTCTCCTTTGAACTAGGTTTTGTTTCTCTCACCTTAGCTTTGTTTTCAGGTGTTGCTCTAGGTGTGTTCGCCGCTTTAAGGCATAACGGTTTGATAGATTACACCATGATGACCTTAGCAGTATTGGGTATTTCCGTTCCCAACTTTATCCTTGCCACTCTTCTGATTCAGCAGGTGGCGGTCAATTGGGAAATTCTCCCCCCTGCGAGATGGTCTAGCTGGCAACATATGATTCTACCAGCCCTTGCCTTAGGTACAGGTCCTATGGCCATCATTGCACGCTTAACAAGAGCGAGTATGCTGGAGGTGTTAACCCAAGATTACATCCGTACGGCCAGAGCGAAGGGATTGTCCCCTTTTACAATCGTGTGTAAACACGCCCTCCGTAATGCCTTATTACCGGTCGTGACGATTATGGGGAGCTTAGTGGCGGCGGTCTTAACCGGGAGCTTTGTGATAGAGAAAATTTTTGCTATTCCTGGGATGGGAAGATATTTTGTAGAAAGCATCAACAACCGTGATTATCCTGTCATTATGGGGACAACCATCTTTTATAGTGCGCTACTTATTCTAATGCTCTTTATCGTGGATATGATTTACGGCGTGTTAGACCCAAGAATTAAGCTCCACAAGAAGGGAGAGTAG
- a CDS encoding M55 family metallopeptidase, with product MKLFLSVDMEGITGLPDATFVDAAQRNYDRGRQLMTDEANHVIESAFQYGCSDVIVNDSHSKMNNLYIEDIHREAKLISGNAKPMSMVQGLDRTCDAAMFIGYHARASKKGVMSHTMTFGVRNIFLDDVEVGELGFNAYVAGYYGVPVLMVAGDDQTAQEAEALIPNVTTAVVKEQQSRSAALCLTPAKTRELLQHKTEEALTQQAKVQPLVPPDNPLLRIEYANYGQAEWASLMPGTAIEEDTTIVRYQAKTVIDAYRAMLVMTELAMKTTFC from the coding sequence ATGAAGCTCTTTTTATCCGTTGATATGGAAGGCATAACGGGATTACCCGATGCGACTTTTGTCGATGCGGCCCAAAGAAACTACGACCGGGGGCGTCAACTGATGACGGATGAAGCGAACCATGTCATCGAGAGCGCATTTCAATACGGTTGTTCTGATGTGATCGTGAATGATAGCCATTCTAAAATGAACAATTTGTATATTGAGGATATACATCGCGAGGCGAAGCTGATCTCAGGAAACGCGAAACCGATGTCCATGGTACAAGGATTAGACCGTACGTGTGATGCTGCGATGTTTATAGGGTATCATGCACGGGCTTCGAAAAAAGGGGTCATGAGTCACACGATGACATTTGGCGTACGCAACATCTTTCTCGACGATGTTGAAGTAGGAGAGCTTGGATTTAACGCTTATGTCGCAGGTTATTATGGTGTCCCTGTACTAATGGTCGCCGGAGATGACCAAACAGCCCAAGAGGCTGAGGCTCTCATTCCCAATGTGACCACGGCTGTCGTCAAAGAACAGCAATCCCGCTCAGCTGCCCTGTGTCTGACACCAGCAAAAACGAGAGAGCTGCTTCAACACAAGACCGAAGAAGCGCTTACGCAACAGGCCAAGGTTCAACCGCTGGTGCCCCCAGATAACCCCTTATTACGTATAGAATACGCCAACTATGGACAGGCCGAGTGGGCTAGCTTAATGCCCGGAACCGCCATTGAAGAGGATACCACGATCGTGAGATATCAAGCAAAGACAGTGATAGACGCTTATCGAGCCATGCTCGTCATGACGGAGTTAGCAATGAAGACAACATTTTGCTAG